The genomic region ttattgatcGTTCGTTAATtattaatgtttaaaaatatatttttaaattactatattaaaaaaattaaactaaaaaaagttGAGTTTATGATTAtgcgaacaaaaaataataaattttgatggtctttgctatttttatttttaaacaatGGTCTCAATATCTGAAGCCTAATTCTATTCCTGACTTCCTGTTACTAAATTGGCCACAAGTTGAATCGATAATGGGCCAGGCTGAATCGGCCGAACTTAAATGGGCCAATAAAGCAAAACATTAGACCCAATTGAATAATCTCTTTcttgaaacgacgtcgtttttcaTAGTGCGTTTTCTTCTGCCTCTCTATGGAAACGTCGTTTTTCACAGGGCGTTTTCCTCTCTCTCTGtgtgattgaagaagaagaagaagaagatgcgaACAAGGTTGCTATGGTCGAGCTTGGGGTTCGTGTCAACAAGTGCAGTGTTCTCTCATTTCATATGGAAGGACCTTTGGGTTGATCGCCACGCGCTTTCCTCAGAAATTGACCACCATTTTCACGCGCTCCAAGCTCGCGTCTCCAACCTCGAGTCCTCTTCATCATTGTCTGGTAATCAAAATCCAGTTTCTGATCAGGTGCTTCCCATTCTACACTTTAATTTTTCCGGAATTGCCTTCAATTTTGACCATTTCCCtcaaatttgcatcaaaatcgcttttaattttaattaaaaattagtaacaaactaacaatacatgacagaaaaaaagaaaatgtgAAAATTGACCTATGTAAACACTTGTTGACTTTATGAAATCAATTTATGGTGATAGTCACTTAGATTTAGTGTGCTAAGTGAACAAATTCTGGCAAAAGTTATGATTTCCGATTTTAGCCCTAATTTTAGCTTTATGATTGTGATTGTTGTAAGAATGGTGAAAGGATTTGTGTAGTAGGAGTGATTTTTCTCTTTGATTGTTTTCGAAAACTTGGTTTTGACAATGTTAATGCTCTTGATTCTAGAATAGCTCAAGCTTTGACTATATTCTTATAAATCATACTTTCTCTTAACTATGCAAATCTAGAGAAATCTTGAAGTTCAGGCTATGCAGATCTCAAATCAATTATGCAAACACTATAGTCTATAAGCATGTTGAAACTAGAATCAATTACCCTCGGCTGTGTTTGGTAGCAAGAACATGACAAAACTATAAAGATAGAGGCACAAAAATGTGTTTGGAATTGGAGACAAATATACAAAATCAGTCTCAACATACACATTTCCTGCATTTTACCTTCTTCCAAAAACTTGAGACAGATTTGATTGCGAAAGATTCAGTTGAAATAAAACTGTGTGTGTTGGAAGTGATAGCTTTGGTTTGCATGAAAGTATTGTGTACTGATTAAACTCTTGTCTGTTTTTTTATATGGCAGATTGAAGGCTGTGGCTAAGTATTATTTTCTGCTCAAATGTTGTGTCTTCAAGATTTTGAGAGTGCTTTGCTTCAAAGCAACTGATGAGAAGACCCAAATTTTCTTTTCCCTTTGAAATTAGCAGATAGTGGCAACATTATAATATAACAATTCCGTTCCTTTGGATGTTGAATTGAATATTGGGTATattttggtaaccaaagaaaacagCTGAAGTAATATTTCATTGATTGTAGTGATTCATCTCATGAAAATTATTGCTAATTCAGTAAATTGTTTCAATTAGAATTAGAATGGATTGAAATACAACAAAGAGCTACTAGTAATTATTTACTTAAGGAGGGATTTTTTATTAAGTCAGTACCTCCAATACGAATATTTATTAATGTATTTTTTAAGGAATTCCTCTAATACTCTTTTGAAATTAGAAGATAAATTATCTTCTCTCATGTTTTGTTATGCAATAGGtatgttttatatattttaaCACTTGAAATAATCATATTTAACCAATCCCAACacataaaaataagcttttggaACACATATGAAATATACTTTAGCACTACACAAGTGTTTCTCAAGTTTTATAGTTCTATGAGAAAGAAAATGATGCGATAAGTTaattatttagaatttaattcAGAGGTAATGCTCTATATTCAAATAAAacatatgaaaaatattttatatcttAAATACGTGTGTAATTAAACTTATTATGGGATAAGTGATAACATATAAGAAGGGATTATTTacctttcaattttcaaaaaaatatcgaAATAATTGTCATTTTCAAATATTGCATTTTCTTTGTTTACTTTGTTTTATTTCAAACAATCTGTTTAATGGAAGATGGAGCCTACCAACAAACACTTTCTGAGAAATTGTCCCTTGCCATTGGCGTTTTCTTCAGCCTTCTTCCAATTAGAATTTCTGCAACTGTATCTGAAGTTTCCCCGATCCAGTGATTCCAATTTCCACACACATTCCTACCAAGGCTCTTAAAAAGACCATATTCATACTCTTAACAGTAGCATCAAAATCAAAGTCAAGTCTTGAATCAGCAATGATCACTGAtgtaccttcttcttcttcctctccctctccctccgtCAAGACCCGTAGATGGATCAACCATATATTCATCAGTTTCAGGGGTGCAGACACCAGAAAAGGCTTCACAGATCACCTTTATGCTGCACTGGAAAGAAGGGGTTGTATCAAAACTTTCAAGGATGATCATGACCTTGAGAGTGGGGAAATCATATCTAAAGGGCTCATCAAGGGAATTCAAGAGTCCATGTTTGCGCTTGTTGTCCTCTCACCAAACTATGCTTCCTCAAGATGGTGCTTGGATGAGCTGCAAAACATCATTGAGTGCAGGGAAAAGTTCAACCAAGTGGTTTTTCCTATCTTCTATGGTGTAGAATCCTCTGATGTAAGGTATCAGAGAGGAACCTTTGAAGAAGCTTTCAGAAAACATGAAGAGAGGTTCAAAGAAGAGAAGGGGAAAGTCCAAAGATGGAGAGATGCATTGCAAAAAGTTGCAAGTTATTCCGGTTGGGACTCCAAAGATAAGTGAGTTCTCTTGTCattcattttgattttttttccctAGTGATCTGAAGTTTTTTTAACTTTTTGGTACCAAAATGAGAGAATTGGACACCAAACATAGTTAAAGTGATCAATCCCTTCTATATATACTAGTTTATTTTCTTGGCCCATAGTGAAGTATTTCAAGTTGTAATGTTTAGAGACATGCATAACCATCTATTTTCATTATAATGTTTAGAAGTTGTATAAAAATCAACAATGAATGGGTTTTGTAAATGGTTTGAGCACACATCAAAAGTGCAGTAGACAGTAGTGTTCAAGTTTTCGAATTTTCTCTTTGTTCAAATGATAAGTCATCATCGTATATAGAAAATAGACGATATATAAAAATCCAGGTTGTAATCCATTAGTTAATTCTTGAGTACTTAAAAATTAAACTTGAGACCTCTATAACCATGGACATGCGATGATCATAGCCTATATTTTTTCTCCCTCTATGCAGGCATGAGGCAGCATTGATTGAAACAATTGTTGATCACATACAAAAATTACTGATTCCTAAGTTGCCATCATGGGTAGGAAACCTCGTTGGTGTTGAATCAAGGATGAAAAAGTTGAATTCACTCATCGGTATGCAGTTGGATGATGTTCGCTTTATAGGTATACGGGGAATGGGAGGCATAGGAAAAACAACAACTGCCAGATTAATATATGAATCAATCGAAGAGCAGTTCAACTTTAGTTGCTTTCTTGCAAACATTAGAGAGGTTTCTGCAAAAAATGGCATAGTTCACATCCAAAGGGAACTTCTTTCTCATCTTTCTGTAAGAAGTAATTACTTTCATAATTTGTATGATGGGGTAAAAATAATAGCAAACTCTTTGCACAACAAAAAGGTCCTCCTTGTTC from Arachis ipaensis cultivar K30076 chromosome B02, Araip1.1, whole genome shotgun sequence harbors:
- the LOC107628119 gene encoding uncharacterized protein LOC107628119 gives rise to the protein MRTRLLWSSLGFVSTSAVFSHFIWKDLWVDRHALSSEIDHHFHALQARVSNLESSSSLSGNQNPVSDQIEGCG